In one window of Candidatus Sulfuricurvum sp. RIFRC-1 DNA:
- the rlmC gene encoding 23S rRNA (uracil(747)-C(5))-methyltransferase RlmC, with the protein MSFCSYFDTYQCRSCSWIDYHYAEQLKLKSDHLHALLNPFQPRDWLKPATSPLKGFRNKAKMVATPTLEGVVLGLSEEVSLIECPLYDMSMQKVLQSVQDWLRGLGVKAYDIKKKKGELKYVLLTRSKSNGSMMLRFVLRSHGIVARLQNALDDLIKHAPELKVVTVNIQSVHMAILEGEEEIFFTEQRRLEERLNGIPLYIRPKSFFQTNPEVAEKLYRSASEWAGESKPKILWDLFCGVGGFALHCTAPDRSIMGIEIEPEAIECARDSAAQLEMKNLRFESLDAASFGASSGEKPDLIIVNPPRRGLGEQLCKWLMRVSSDRILYSSCNATSLAKDLELLSGYSVNRVQLFDMFPHTAHYEVLVELVRE; encoded by the coding sequence ATGAGTTTTTGTTCCTATTTCGATACCTATCAATGCCGCTCATGCAGCTGGATCGATTATCATTATGCTGAACAGCTGAAACTCAAGAGTGACCATTTACATGCACTTCTCAACCCCTTTCAACCGCGAGATTGGTTGAAACCCGCCACATCACCTCTAAAAGGATTTCGGAATAAAGCCAAAATGGTGGCAACTCCGACGTTAGAGGGTGTAGTCCTTGGACTCTCCGAAGAGGTGAGTCTGATCGAGTGTCCGTTGTACGATATGAGTATGCAAAAAGTATTGCAGAGCGTTCAAGATTGGCTCCGGGGATTAGGGGTCAAAGCGTACGATATTAAAAAGAAAAAAGGGGAGTTGAAATACGTTCTCCTTACGCGAAGCAAATCCAACGGCTCGATGATGCTCCGTTTCGTCCTCCGCTCCCACGGGATTGTTGCCCGATTGCAAAACGCTCTGGATGACTTGATCAAACATGCTCCGGAACTCAAAGTGGTTACGGTGAATATCCAGAGTGTCCACATGGCGATTTTGGAAGGGGAAGAGGAGATCTTTTTTACTGAACAGCGTCGGCTCGAAGAGCGGTTGAACGGTATCCCCCTCTATATCCGTCCTAAAAGCTTTTTTCAAACCAATCCCGAAGTCGCTGAAAAGCTATACCGCAGCGCGAGCGAATGGGCGGGGGAGAGCAAACCGAAGATTCTGTGGGATCTGTTTTGCGGCGTAGGGGGGTTTGCACTCCATTGTACTGCACCGGATCGGAGTATTATGGGGATCGAGATTGAACCTGAAGCGATAGAGTGTGCCCGTGATTCGGCGGCACAGCTGGAGATGAAGAACCTTCGTTTTGAATCTCTCGATGCGGCGAGTTTCGGAGCGAGTTCGGGTGAAAAACCTGATTTGATTATCGTTAATCCGCCCCGTCGGGGATTGGGTGAGCAGTTATGCAAATGGTTGATGCGAGTCAGTAGCGATCGGATACTCTATTCGAGCTGTAATGCGACGAGTTTAGCCAAAGATCTTGAACTTCTTAGCGGCTACTCGGTGAATCGGGTTCAACTGTTCGATATGTTTCCCCATACGGCTCATTATGAAGTTTTAGTGGAGCTGGTACGAGAATAA
- a CDS encoding TIGR00282 family metallophosphoesterase — MKIAFIGDIVGRPGRNMIKEYLLKLRREHGIDFVIANYENASHGFGVTMKNAQELLAMGIDCMSGGNHTWDKKEVEPLLENLPMLRPHNYPEGVKGTGCRVFDVAGEKLAVLNIMGHYGMPYVDNAFRCARDTVAHLKNDGVEHIFLDFHAEASSEKRAMMMLLQGDISGIIGTHTHVGSDDFQIAKGTAYLTDIGLSGCRDNVIGMDSKVPLERFITGVSGRFEVPEKCRKILQIAILTLDEGKCTEAFKLKIFDDGRVHRTDAWVEE; from the coding sequence GTGAAAATAGCCTTTATCGGAGATATCGTAGGCCGTCCGGGACGGAATATGATTAAAGAGTATCTTTTAAAGCTCAGACGCGAACACGGAATCGATTTCGTCATCGCCAACTACGAGAACGCTTCGCACGGTTTCGGAGTAACGATGAAAAATGCCCAAGAGCTTTTGGCAATGGGGATCGACTGCATGAGCGGGGGAAACCATACGTGGGATAAAAAAGAGGTCGAACCGTTGTTGGAGAACCTGCCGATGCTCCGCCCTCACAACTACCCCGAAGGGGTCAAGGGAACGGGGTGCCGTGTCTTTGACGTAGCGGGAGAAAAACTCGCCGTCCTCAACATCATGGGGCATTACGGGATGCCGTACGTCGATAATGCGTTCCGATGCGCCCGCGATACCGTCGCACACCTCAAAAACGACGGGGTTGAGCATATCTTTCTCGATTTCCATGCCGAAGCCTCCAGTGAGAAACGGGCCATGATGATGTTGCTCCAAGGCGATATTAGCGGCATCATCGGAACCCATACCCATGTGGGGAGTGATGATTTTCAGATTGCAAAAGGGACAGCCTATCTCACCGATATCGGTCTCTCAGGTTGCCGTGATAACGTCATCGGAATGGATTCAAAAGTGCCGTTGGAACGCTTTATCACGGGCGTATCGGGACGTTTTGAAGTCCCCGAAAAATGTCGCAAAATTCTCCAAATCGCTATATTGACTCTGGATGAGGGGAAATGCACCGAAGCGTTCAAACTCAAAATATTTGATGACGGACGTGTCCATCGAACCGATGCGTGGGTGGAAGAATAA
- the pgaD gene encoding poly-beta-1,6-N-acetyl-D-glucosamine biosynthesis protein PgaD has product MSKETLIINKRHELPKRKRLVWDGLTIGLWLGFIYLWKPLLVVFYGIITLKVPADKISDWIFENIHSVTFEHAISMLIATPIVLFILSRLNRHRAPSEHLLYKSTDYSNYFHLDDDQLQQCANSQLVTVFHDDHGHITHLNDRIETK; this is encoded by the coding sequence ATGTCTAAAGAAACATTGATTATCAACAAACGCCATGAGCTACCCAAAAGAAAAAGATTAGTGTGGGATGGACTAACCATCGGACTTTGGTTAGGCTTTATCTATTTGTGGAAGCCTTTATTGGTTGTATTTTATGGGATCATTACATTAAAAGTACCGGCGGATAAAATATCCGATTGGATATTTGAAAATATTCATAGTGTAACCTTTGAACATGCAATATCGATGTTAATTGCAACGCCGATTGTGTTGTTTATCCTCTCAAGGCTAAACAGACACAGAGCTCCCAGTGAACATTTGCTCTATAAATCCACTGATTATTCAAATTATTTTCATTTGGACGATGATCAGTTGCAACAGTGTGCAAACAGCCAATTGGTTACGGTTTTCCATGATGATCATGGCCATATAACCCATTTAAATGATCGCATTGAAACGAAGTAA
- the pgaB gene encoding poly-beta-1,6-N-acetyl-D-glucosamine N-deacetylase PgaB — MLKPIIKFLLIFIGIANSYLIANDLPNVCSRDQNPNEFTILSYHEIADKSETLDSTYAVTPSHFEEQIHWLIDNGYHFIGINDILAYRKSAKPLPKKAVLMTFDDGYQSVYTNAYPLIKKYKIPVVIALVGSWMKAKDTVDFDGHKIAREKFLTHEAIKEMADSTLVEFASHSYFLHKGIPGNPQGNLQPAMITRQWLSDKRSYEDEKSYQQRIYNDLSENNRFIKEYTGQKPRVMVWPYGYYNKEVRTIAERLGMSIGLTLDDGSNTRITPLWGMRRILVDKNMTLKELEQNIRSRNANLIDNDRTTKAAHVDLDYIYDSDPEQQERNLGDLLDRIKTLGINTVYLQAFADPDANGAADYVYFPNRNIPMRADLFNRVAWQLTTRTQVKRIYAWMPMLAWQLPKNNAVAKETVVTLQVDPTHLNMGYPRLSPFSPKARKVIQQIYEDLAKLPRIDGILFHDDVTLSDFEDDSTFARKQYKKWGLAHSVTKIREESEQLEKWTNLKTDYLDSFAMRLAQIVRDEHPGLKTARNLYAQVALNEYAEEWYAQGLNESIKNYDYTAIMAMPYMEQADDTRQFYDKIVERVKQEECGLERTVMELQTINWRKNDEPISSQEMVDTINHLYDLGVHHVAYYPDNVFKNIPDADTMKQAFGQKSELMHGDTMLSK, encoded by the coding sequence ATGCTCAAACCAATCATCAAATTTCTTTTGATCTTCATCGGCATTGCCAACAGTTACCTTATAGCCAATGACCTCCCTAATGTGTGCAGTCGGGATCAAAACCCCAATGAGTTTACGATCCTAAGTTATCACGAAATAGCCGATAAAAGTGAAACGCTCGATTCAACCTATGCGGTTACACCATCTCATTTTGAAGAGCAGATACATTGGCTGATCGATAACGGCTATCACTTTATCGGTATCAATGATATTTTAGCCTACCGGAAAAGTGCAAAACCATTGCCTAAAAAAGCCGTTTTGATGACCTTTGATGATGGGTATCAGTCCGTTTACACCAACGCTTACCCCTTAATCAAAAAATATAAAATTCCGGTTGTCATCGCACTGGTCGGCAGTTGGATGAAGGCTAAAGATACGGTAGATTTTGATGGGCATAAGATTGCGCGTGAGAAGTTTTTAACCCATGAAGCGATCAAGGAAATGGCCGACAGCACTCTGGTCGAGTTTGCAAGTCATAGCTATTTTTTACATAAAGGGATACCGGGCAATCCGCAAGGCAACCTGCAGCCGGCCATGATCACGCGCCAATGGTTGAGCGATAAACGCTCCTATGAAGATGAAAAAAGTTATCAGCAACGTATTTATAATGACTTATCGGAAAACAACCGCTTTATCAAAGAGTATACAGGGCAAAAGCCTCGTGTCATGGTATGGCCGTATGGATATTACAATAAAGAAGTGCGCACCATTGCAGAGCGTTTAGGGATGAGCATCGGATTAACTCTGGATGATGGCAGCAATACACGTATTACCCCTTTGTGGGGGATGCGCCGTATCTTGGTTGATAAAAACATGACCCTTAAAGAGTTAGAACAAAATATCCGCTCACGAAATGCCAATTTGATCGATAACGACCGTACCACAAAAGCCGCGCATGTCGATTTGGATTATATCTATGATTCTGATCCAGAGCAGCAGGAAAGAAATTTGGGTGATTTGCTTGATCGAATAAAAACGTTAGGTATCAATACGGTTTATTTGCAGGCTTTTGCTGACCCTGATGCCAATGGGGCAGCGGACTATGTCTATTTTCCAAACCGAAATATTCCGATGCGTGCCGATTTATTTAATAGGGTGGCTTGGCAGCTTACAACGCGCACACAAGTTAAGCGCATTTATGCCTGGATGCCGATGCTGGCGTGGCAATTGCCGAAAAACAATGCGGTTGCCAAAGAGACGGTAGTAACCTTACAGGTTGATCCGACCCATCTCAATATGGGATATCCGAGGTTATCGCCGTTTTCTCCTAAAGCACGAAAAGTTATTCAGCAGATTTATGAAGATTTGGCTAAATTACCCCGTATTGACGGCATATTGTTTCATGATGATGTAACGCTGTCCGATTTTGAAGATGACAGCACATTTGCACGTAAGCAGTATAAAAAATGGGGATTGGCACACAGTGTAACCAAAATTCGAGAGGAGAGCGAACAGTTAGAAAAGTGGACGAACCTCAAAACGGACTATTTGGATTCGTTCGCGATGCGATTAGCGCAGATTGTTAGAGATGAGCATCCCGGACTTAAAACAGCCCGTAATTTATATGCGCAGGTTGCACTCAATGAGTACGCCGAAGAATGGTATGCGCAAGGATTGAATGAATCGATCAAAAATTATGACTACACCGCTATTATGGCGATGCCGTATATGGAACAAGCCGATGATACACGACAGTTTTACGATAAAATTGTTGAACGTGTAAAGCAAGAAGAGTGTGGGTTGGAACGTACCGTGATGGAGCTGCAAACCATCAATTGGAGAAAAAACGATGAACCGATTTCATCTCAAGAGATGGTTGATACGATAAACCATTTATACGATCTCGGGGTCCATCATGTGGCCTATTATCCGGACAATGTATTTAAAAATATCCCTGATGCCGATACGATGAAACAAGCCTTTGGACAAAAATCAGAGCTTATGCATGGCGATACCATGCTAAGTAAGTAA
- a CDS encoding YgjP-like metallopeptidase domain-containing protein, whose protein sequence is MQSLRYLAHYSQEILAQVQNLIDTDTLGERLIRKYPDTHPYTTDKSLYDYVMEIKNTHFRSSAPISKVLYDTKIRDLNSALGTHTFVSRVQGGKLKAKNEIRISHFFKKVPEPFLRMIVTHELAHLKEKDHNKAFYSLCTHIETEYHQLEFEVRLYLTYIDHFGELYSRTSSTKTS, encoded by the coding sequence ATGCAATCGCTTAGATATTTAGCTCACTACAGCCAAGAGATACTCGCTCAGGTACAAAATCTGATCGATACCGACACTCTCGGCGAGCGACTTATCCGTAAATATCCCGATACCCATCCCTACACAACCGACAAAAGCCTCTATGATTATGTTATGGAGATCAAAAACACCCATTTTCGCAGCTCTGCGCCCATCTCAAAAGTACTTTATGATACCAAAATCCGTGATTTAAACTCCGCTTTGGGAACCCACACCTTCGTCTCTCGGGTACAGGGAGGAAAGCTCAAAGCCAAAAACGAGATTCGGATTTCCCACTTTTTTAAAAAAGTCCCGGAGCCGTTTTTGCGGATGATTGTCACCCATGAACTCGCCCATCTCAAAGAGAAAGATCATAACAAAGCCTTTTACTCCCTCTGCACCCATATCGAAACCGAGTACCATCAACTCGAATTTGAGGTAAGACTCTATCTCACCTACATTGATCATTTTGGAGAACTTTATTCTCGTACCAGCTCCACTAAAACTTCATAA
- a CDS encoding HEPN domain-containing protein gives MNRLSQAWLQAASDDLDVIEQILSQPHLTHLVAFHSQQAIEKTFKALMEENGENIPKIHSLNKLFDLNKSELVCDDTDLFHTLDELYIESRYPGDFGLMPNGKPTVEEAKEFYEFAKTIYLQTKQKIGQ, from the coding sequence ATGAATCGGCTTAGCCAAGCATGGCTCCAAGCTGCTTCTGATGATCTCGACGTTATCGAACAAATCCTTTCGCAACCTCATCTAACCCATCTCGTCGCATTCCATTCTCAGCAAGCCATCGAAAAAACTTTTAAAGCACTTATGGAAGAAAACGGTGAGAATATCCCTAAGATCCATTCGCTCAATAAACTCTTCGATCTCAACAAATCAGAATTGGTATGCGACGATACCGATCTCTTTCATACTCTCGATGAACTCTATATCGAATCCCGCTATCCCGGAGATTTTGGATTGATGCCTAACGGTAAACCAACCGTCGAAGAGGCAAAAGAGTTTTACGAATTTGCTAAAACAATCTACCTACAAACAAAACAAAAAATCGGACAATGA
- the pgaC gene encoding poly-beta-1,6-N-acetyl-D-glucosamine synthase yields the protein MTFELFWHSLWHIVLGYVFYYPLFMSSLWIVGAIFFYFKNEKPYLKYIIPPLRANESWQGVSILIPCYNEGQNAIETITYALNVDYPEFEVIAINDGSKDDTLEILVALAKNNPKLKVVNLAENQGKALGLQAGALLAKYEYLICIDGDALIDKHCVHWMVKHFIRYPEVAAVTGNPRIRNRTSLLGKIQVGEFSSIVGMIKRAQRSFGRLFTVSGVITGFRKAAVHEVGYWSPDMLTEDIDITWKLQRNGWDVRFEPRALVWILMPETLSGLWKQRLRWAMGGVQVMLKNFKVLFMHKQTHLWGLMTELMLSTLWAYSMVLVFVVWLMSFFTPISYAMPDHSPILPDESSIILIGACLIQFAISKWLDGHYDQGLGKNYYWMIWYPFAYWLLNLFTAVTALPKVLFGTKGRARWVSPDRGVHQQLPKKG from the coding sequence ATGACATTTGAACTATTTTGGCATTCACTATGGCACATAGTGCTGGGCTATGTCTTTTATTATCCATTGTTTATGTCAAGTTTGTGGATCGTAGGGGCAATCTTTTTTTATTTTAAAAATGAAAAACCCTATCTCAAATACATTATTCCTCCTCTAAGAGCCAATGAGAGCTGGCAAGGGGTGAGTATTTTGATCCCTTGTTACAATGAAGGGCAAAATGCCATCGAAACCATCACGTATGCCCTCAATGTGGACTACCCTGAATTTGAAGTCATTGCCATTAACGATGGCAGCAAGGATGATACCTTAGAGATTTTAGTCGCTCTGGCAAAGAATAACCCCAAGTTAAAAGTGGTTAATTTAGCCGAAAATCAGGGGAAAGCGTTAGGGCTTCAAGCCGGCGCATTGTTGGCAAAATACGAGTATTTGATATGCATAGACGGAGATGCCTTAATCGATAAACATTGTGTCCATTGGATGGTCAAACATTTTATCCGTTATCCCGAAGTTGCCGCCGTAACGGGTAACCCGCGTATCCGTAATCGCACAAGCCTATTGGGTAAAATCCAGGTGGGTGAGTTTTCTTCTATCGTAGGGATGATCAAGCGGGCACAGCGCAGTTTCGGACGACTATTTACCGTATCGGGTGTCATCACCGGTTTTCGAAAAGCGGCGGTGCATGAAGTGGGGTATTGGAGTCCCGATATGCTGACCGAAGATATCGATATTACCTGGAAACTGCAACGCAACGGTTGGGATGTACGCTTTGAGCCACGAGCACTGGTATGGATTTTGATGCCGGAAACATTGAGCGGATTGTGGAAACAGCGGTTGCGTTGGGCTATGGGCGGTGTTCAAGTGATGCTTAAAAACTTTAAAGTTTTATTTATGCACAAGCAAACCCATCTTTGGGGCCTTATGACGGAACTCATGTTAAGCACCCTTTGGGCCTACAGTATGGTATTGGTGTTTGTCGTCTGGTTAATGAGTTTCTTTACTCCCATTTCCTATGCCATGCCGGATCATTCACCCATTTTACCGGACGAAAGCAGTATTATTCTTATCGGTGCATGTTTGATACAGTTTGCCATCAGTAAATGGTTAGACGGTCATTATGACCAAGGCTTAGGAAAAAACTACTATTGGATGATTTGGTATCCGTTTGCCTATTGGTTGCTGAATCTCTTTACCGCCGTAACCGCTCTACCGAAAGTGTTATTTGGGACGAAAGGACGTGCAAGGTGGGTTAGTCCCGACCGAGGTGTCCATCAACAATTACCGAAAAAGGGGTAA
- a CDS encoding nucleotidyltransferase domain-containing protein: MKLNNILKDQIIYQLTPLNPMQIVLFGSYAYGEPTENSDIDLYVVTDDEFIPQNWGEKNQIYLKVAKALESIVRAHPTDLIVHTKAMHREFIALNSSFSREITTKGIKLYESA; encoded by the coding sequence ATGAAGTTAAACAACATACTAAAAGATCAAATCATCTACCAACTCACTCCGCTCAATCCCATGCAAATAGTCCTATTTGGAAGCTATGCGTATGGTGAACCGACCGAAAACAGTGATATTGATTTGTATGTTGTTACCGACGATGAGTTTATCCCTCAAAATTGGGGCGAAAAAAACCAAATTTATCTCAAAGTTGCGAAAGCGTTAGAGAGTATTGTGCGTGCACATCCCACCGATTTGATCGTTCATACCAAAGCAATGCACCGAGAATTTATCGCCCTCAATAGCTCTTTTTCGAGAGAGATCACGACCAAAGGTATCAAGCTCTATGAATCGGCTTAG
- a CDS encoding YwbE family protein produces MDGKERKNIMSGKRVSIVLKEDRSTDRLTEGVVRDILTKSPNHPHGIKVRLMSGEVGRVKEVF; encoded by the coding sequence ATGGACGGCAAAGAGCGTAAAAATATTATGTCGGGTAAACGGGTAAGCATCGTCCTCAAAGAGGACCGATCGACAGATAGATTAACAGAGGGAGTTGTCCGTGACATCCTCACTAAATCCCCGAACCATCCGCACGGGATTAAAGTGCGTCTTATGAGCGGGGAAGTGGGACGGGTTAAAGAGGTGTTTTAG
- a CDS encoding 3-methyladenine DNA glycosylase, translating into MQLTDSFELFSALEQLKLLEESPPLWWPSYGTFEVVVGAILTQNTQWSRVQISLDNLRIKELLSLHLLAHCDVDELMELIRPSGLFKAKAQTLIRLSQSICDDFGDFETFALSVDREWLLSQKGIGPETADSILCYACARPAMVVDSYTARLLNAFGYEFESYDELQEWCEAGVRGYFDTVQLPAAFARFHGMIVEYVKRNSKGKQVNVELIY; encoded by the coding sequence ATGCAACTAACCGATTCTTTCGAACTTTTCAGTGCATTAGAGCAATTAAAACTCTTAGAAGAGTCTCCGCCGCTGTGGTGGCCATCCTATGGAACCTTTGAAGTCGTCGTCGGTGCCATCCTCACCCAAAACACCCAATGGTCACGGGTTCAAATCTCCCTCGATAACCTCCGTATTAAAGAACTTCTCTCCCTCCATCTCCTAGCCCATTGTGACGTTGATGAGCTGATGGAGCTGATCCGTCCCAGCGGTCTGTTCAAAGCCAAAGCCCAAACCCTGATCCGCCTCTCACAATCTATCTGTGATGATTTCGGCGACTTCGAAACTTTTGCCCTCAGTGTCGATAGAGAGTGGCTCTTGTCACAAAAAGGGATCGGACCTGAGACGGCAGATTCTATCCTCTGCTACGCCTGCGCCCGTCCCGCGATGGTCGTGGACAGCTACACGGCACGGCTGTTAAATGCGTTCGGATATGAGTTCGAGAGTTACGATGAGTTGCAGGAGTGGTGCGAAGCGGGGGTGAGAGGCTATTTCGATACCGTACAGCTCCCTGCCGCATTTGCGCGGTTTCATGGGATGATTGTGGAGTATGTGAAGAGGAATAGTAAGGGGAAGCAGGTAAATGTTGAGCTGATATACTGA